The genomic DNA CCGTATGTTCGGAAAGGTGGAGGCGAAGGGCGATCGTCTTGTTGCTCATGCCTTCGGCGATCATGTGCAGCACTTCAGTTTCGCGGGCAGTGAGGGAAACGGCAGTGGCGGGAAAGACAGGCAGAGCGGCAGGGAGTTCGGTCAGGGCAGGCTGGAGATCTTCGGTGAAGTCCGGGTGGAGGACGATTAAGCCCGCCATCACTGCCTCGATCGCCGCAGAGATTTCCGCAGAGCCGATCGCCTGAGGGAGAATCCCACGAATGCCCAGCCGCAGGAGTTCCCGCACGGTTTCGGGTTCGCCTTCCTCCAGCAAAACGATCGTCTGAGGTGCAGTTTGATCCAGGCGCGGTTCGACCAGGGGAAGCAGGAGGGACAAATCCTCGTCGGTTCCTTCCAGTTCCAGCAAAATTGCCTCCGCCTGCCAGCGATCGATTTCCTCCAGTCGATCGGGTGCCGCTGCACCAACCACCGTAAAGCCGGATTCCTTTAGCAGCGTGGTTAAACCTGCCCGCACAATTGCCGATCGCGCCGCCACCCCTACCCGAATCATGCCGCCTCCCGTTGTTCTGCCTGACGATCGAGAACCACCTGCCGCTGGATTTGCTGGTTGCCCCGCAGAAGGGTAATTTGCCAGCGATCGCCCGGTTTGGATAGTTTTAGCCAATCGACTAAATCGCGATGCTGGGTGAAAGAACGATCGTTAATCTGCAAAATCACATCGCCAATCAGCAGTTCTGCCGCTGCCGGACTTCCGGGCGTGAGGTCTGTAATTACCCAGCCGGGAATGGGTCTTCTGCCTCGCGATAGCACCACGGGTCGCAGGGTTGCACCCAGTCGGGGCTGTTCGGATTGACTGGCAAGGAAGCGATCGATCGCCTTAGTGGAAATGGCAAAGCCGCAGCCGTTGACGATCATGCTGTTGATGCCAATCACCTGTCCCGTCAGGGTTGCCAGTGGTCCGCCAGAGTAGCCGGGAGCCAGCCGCACATCTGCCTGAATCCAGGGGGAAGAAGTTTCTTGGGGTGCGGTATGGATGATGCCCAAACTGACCGCATTGTGCAGCCCAGCCGGATTTCCAACCGCGATCACCATTTCCCCAACGCGCAGGTTAGACGAAGGGGCGATCGTTGCCGCGGGTAAATTTCTCGCACTGACCACCAGAGCCGCCAGATCCAGATCATCGTCTTTGCGAATCACTCTGGCTTCAAGCTGTCGATTGCCAATTAGCACGATTGCCGCCTGACCCCGTACCACATGGGCATTGGTAAGAATCAGTCCGTCTGCACTCCAGATCACCCCCGACCCCATGCCGCCACGACCCGTTTGAATCTGGACAGTGCTTTGCTGAAGCTGCTGGATGACGGTATTCAGTTCTTCGTTGAATTCGGGATTGAATTCTGGATAGATTGCGTCAAGAATTGCGTTCATCAGTCTGCCCTCCGGGGACGCTCACCCACCACGATCGTCAAATCTACCTTTTGTCCGCCCCGCACGATTTTTACGGCGAGGGGTTGCCCAACTTGCTCCGGGTCAAGCATTCGCTGAATGTCGTCGAGTTCCTCAATGCGGCGGTCTTCTATGCCCACGATCATGTCGCCAATCAAAACGCCTGCCCGATCTGCGGGACTGTCCGATTCCACGCTCACCACCAGCACACCGCCATTGCCTTCCAGCTCCAGCGATCGACAAAATGCCTCCGGTAACTGAACGGGCTGCATTCCTACACCCAGATAGCCGCGCACAATCCGCCCCTGACTGAGGATTTGATTCACAGCTCGATCGATCGTTGCAGCGGGAAGGGTCAGCACCGAGTGACGAGGAGCAGCGGTATTCATGCCCAAAATTTGTCCCTGGGTGTTAATCAGCGCACTGCCAAATCCGCCCAGCGCTATATCAGGACGAATAAACTGATCGACCTTGCCGCCGTGCCAGGTTCGCCAAGCTCCCCCGATCGCGCTCACAATCCCCATGCTGGCAGTCACGCCCGTATCCAGCGATCGCCCCACTGCAACGACGAGATGCCCTACGCGCAACTGAGCCGTATCCCCCAAATTTGCCGCCGGAAGACTCACGGTATCCGGTAAACGCAGGACTGCCAGATCGATCGCCGGATCGCGTCCAATCAGCGTGGCAGTAGCCGTTCCTTCGGGCAGGGTGAGGGTAACGCTATCTTCGTGCCTGAGTGCGTGGCTGGTCGTCACGACAATCCCCGATCGCCAGTGAATGCCGCTGCTGCTGCCTCGTCGTCCGGCTTTTAAACCCACGATCGTTTTGCCTGCCTGGGCGATCGCCTCTGCGAGGGTGTTAGAAAGTGCGGTGAGTGAATTGGGTGAATTCGATGATTCGTTTGTCATATTTGCCCCTGCTGCTTACCTTGCTTTGATTGCTTCAGTTCTATTGCCTGAGTTCTGTTGCTTACTTCTTCAGGATGCAATAGCGACAAGGCAGCTCGGATCAGGAGAACGGGCAGGAGGCGACCTAGAAAAATGGCTAGGAAGTGAAAAAAGACTTGGAGGTGAAAAATAGCTAGGCGGGTTGCTTGTCTCGAATTTGGATAATGGCTGCGGAAAGCTGGTCAGGGCGATCGATCAGGGCATCGGGAGCGGCTGCGAGCAGGATTGTGCGATCGTTCAATCCCCAACTGACAGCAATGCTGGCAAGCCCGGCGCGTTTTGCGGCTTTTACGTCTCTCACTTCATCTCCGACCAGGACAAGCTGCTGGGACTCCGTGCGGTTCAGCCTGACTAATTTTCTGAGAACCCACGCCTTTCCCGATAAAATCTGCGCCCCGTCTACAAACTCGAAAAGGTGAGACATTTCCTGCAACTGCAAAAAACACGCCACATTTTCAGAGGAGTTCGAGGTGACAATGCCAAGTCGATATCCCTGCTGGTGTAGCTCTAGCAGAGCCTCGCGCATTCCCGGAATAAACTGCAAATCGGGAATAAATTGGCTGAGTTCCTGGCGGAATCGCTGCAAATAGAAGGGCAGTTTCCACGCCGGAATGCCCAAATAGCGAATCATTTTTCTCGCACTAAACGTTCTAAACAGGGGAACCTGAGAGGCTGCAACTGGCGCATAGCCATAGTCCTCCGCAAGCTGATTGGCAGTTTTAATAAAAATCTCCAGCGAATCGGCGATCGTGCCATCAAAATCGAAAACGATTAAACTCATGCTCTGCTTCAACTCATGCGCTAATGCGAACGAAAAAGGGGGATGCGTCCAGTCTGACATAATCCTCTGGTTGAAGTTCTTCGGGTAGCTGTATCTCTAGAGAGGCGTTTTGCCAATTCCTTTTCGTTAGTTTGAGTGCAGGGCTGGCAATTTCCCATAAAGGCGATCGCAGTCCACTATCACATCCCGGCAAGACGGATTCACAGACGGATTCACAGACGGATAGAGAGAGACGCAGATGAACGCAGAAGAATTGAAACAGCGATACGAAGCAGGCGATCGGGACTTTAGCATTGCCGAACTGAGCGGTGCAAATCTAGAAGGCATAAATCTCAGCGGGGTAGTGCTGCACGGAGCCATGCTGGAAAAAGCAAACCTGCGGGGAGCCAATCTGAGTCAGGCAGTGTTAAGCGGTGCCGCCCTCACGGGTGCCGACCTGCGGGAAGCCGATCTGCGAGAAGCCGACCTAAGTGATGCCATCCTCGACGGTGCCCTGCTGACGGGAGCCAATCTAGAAGGCGCAACGCTCGATCAGGCAGACCTGACCCAGGCAAACCTGGAAGGAGCCGACCTCACTGCTGCTGACCTCAGCGAAGCCGAACTGTATGCCGCCGACTTTACCGGAGCCGAGCTGGACTACGCCGACCTGAGCCAGGCAAATCTAGCAAACGCCGAACTCGACAAAACAAATCTGACAGGCGCAAATCTCCAGGATGCGAACCTCAAGGATGCCCTGCTGGACGAGGCGATCGTGGACGGCACAATTCTGGAAGACCGCCTTTAACGCCCCCCTAACCCCCCAATTATTTCTTTCCGCTCCTTAGGAGCGAGTGGGGGGAACCGAAACCTTTTCTTTAGCGCCTCCCTACCTTCCAAATTCTGGGGGGAACGAAACCCTTTGTTGATAGCAGGAAAGCCTCATCATCTGCCATGACGATTAATCCTCCTTCCGTTTCATCTGTTCAGCAGCCAGCTAGTCAATCGATCGACCGCCCCTCGGCGCGTCCCCTGATTACGGCAGGCATTGTGCTGGGCTTGGGAATCGGTGGCTTTTTTGATGGGATTATCTTCCATCAGCTTTTGCAGTGGCACCACATGTTTACCAGCGTAGAAACGGATATGACCGTAGCAGGCATGGAAATTAATACCCTGGGCGACGGGCTGTTTCACCTGCTGGACTACATTTTTGTTCTGATAGGAACCTACCTGCTGTGGAAAGCGGGACGGGGAGCCGAGCGCATCTGGTCAGGAAAAGTTTTATTCGGCGCAATTCTGGCAGGCTTCGGCACCTTTAACTTGGTTGAAGGCGTGATCGACCATCACATTCTGGGAATTCACCATCTGCGATCGGGTTCAAACGAACTGCTGTGGGATCTGAGCTTTCTGGCGGCGGGTGCGATTTTGCTGGGAGTCGGCTGGTTGTTAATGAAAGGCGATCCCGCAGGGCTGCGGGCAACGGTGTCCGATCGAGCAGAGGCAGAGGTTCGATAGTCCGGCGCAATTCTGACCCAGACCGCTATAGTGGGAAAGCGGATCACAGGCAGGGTAGGACATGGCTCAGTTTTCGCGAGTTGTTTTGCGTCGATCGAAGGAAGATGCCGTGCGGCGGTTTCATCCCTGGATTTTTTCGGGGGCGATCGCCCAGGTTGATGCTCAGGATGGCGATATTGTCGAAGTCTTCAGCAACAGCGGCGAGTTTCTGGCGATCGGCTTGTATCACAACAGCAATATTGCGGTTAAAATTCTTGCCTTCCATCCGGTCAAAGATCTGGATGATTTGTTCACCGAGCGGATTCGGCAGGCGTATCAACTGCGATCGCAGCTTGGCTTAACCGAGAGCGAAACCACCAACTGCTATCGACTGATCAACGCCGAAGGGGACAACCTACCCGGACTGATTGTGGACTGGTATAACGGCACAGCGGTCGTTCAGGCATACTCGATCGGCATGGCACAGCAGCGTCACCGCATTCTCGCCGGACTGCGATCGGTCTACGGAGACAAACTGCGATCGGTCTACGACAAAAGTGCTGCCGTCTTACCGCACACCCTCAACGCCAAACCCGAATATCTGCTGGGCGAAAAAGAAGAAGGCTTAGTGCAGGAATACGGGCATCGCTTTCAGGTGGACTGGGAAACGGGACAAAAGACAGGCTTTTTCCTCGATCAGCGGGAACACCGACAACTTCTCACCCACTATTCCGCAGGCAAGCAGGTCTTAAACACCTTCAGCTATTCCGGCGGCTTCTCAGTCTATGCGCTGCAAGCCGGAGCCTCCCTGGTGCATTCGGTAGACAGTTCCGCTAAGGCGATCGACCTGACCAAACAAAATATCGCCCTCAATCCCACCGAAACGGGAACCCACGAAGCTTTCACCGACGACGTATTCGACTTCCTCAAAACCTGCGACCAGCAGTACGATGCGATCGTCCTCGATCCACCTGCCTTTGCCAAAAATGTCTCCGCCCGCCACCAGGCAGTGATGGCATACAAACGGCTCAACCTCCAGGCATTCCACCGTCTGCGGTCGGGCAGCGTTCTCTTCACCTTCTCCTGCTCCCAGGTCGTCCAGCGCGATCATTTCCAGGGTGCAGTCCTCGCTGCGGCGATCGAATCCGGGCGATCGGTCAGAATTCTGCATCATCTAACCCAACCTGCTGATCACCCAGTGAATCTGTTCCATCCCGAAGGCTTGTATCTGAAGGGACTGGTACTTTGGGTGGAATAATCTAAATTCCCCAATATTTCCATATAGATATAAGAAACCTAGTGTCCAAACTCAGCCTGGATACTGCTCGGTTGCGGATCTATCGCTAATCAATCTGATCTGGAGGCAGAGCCTCCTAAAGGCATTCCAACGCAGAGCATTGGAACCAGGACAGCATTGGAACAAGAAATTTCCCCTGCTCCCCTGCTCCTCACTCACTCACCTACCTCTACCACCTCCCCAACCTCCGCCGATCGCCTTGCCGCATCTGCGACCTGAAGCGCATAGAGGCTGGCATTGAGGCTGACATACAACGGAGTGCCGATCGTCAGATGGTCTAACACCTGCGTTGTGTCTTTGGCAAAGAGTCCGCGCCGACTGCCCACTGTCAGGGTTTTCGTGCCTTCTGCGGTTACAAGCTGTCCCTGTTCGCCGTCGATCGTCAGGGCACCCCGATCGCCTTGGATGGTGAGGGTGCGATCACTGTACCAGATGGCTTCGCCTTTGCCGTAAACAACTTCCGCAATCAGACCACTGGTGAAACGGAGCTGGGCGGTGCAGAGACAGGAGGAGAAATAGCCTGTGGCTTTGGCACTGTCCCAGAAGCGAGTCTGACAGCTTACTGTCGCAACTGATCCAAACAAGTCCGTCAGGCGATGAATCCGCGATACAGCTCCCACTAAGGGAAAGCCAAACTGCTCCCGGTGATAGCTCCACTTTTCTGGGGCAGGCTGCTGACACATCAAACTTGCCGATCGCAGATAGAAGGGAATTCCGACCCCCGGTAATGCCGCTTTAATCGACTGGTGAATGCCGCTCAGCAGTTCAATATGCTCGACGTGGAGCAGTTTGTTTTGCTGCTTTGCCAGGGCAATCAGTTCGGCGGCTTCGGCAGCGGTCAACGCCAGCGGATATTCAACGACGACGTGCTTTCCGGCTTCCAGAGCAGCACGGGCAATTTTGCCATGCTCGTAGTTGGCAGAGCAGATAATCACCAGATCAATGTCCGATCGCTTCACCAGATCGCGCCAGGACTGCACGGCAGGCACACCGTAGGTCTGAGCAAAGGTGGTGGTTCTGTCCGGCTGATGTCCCGCAATGGTGATGAGCTGCGATCGATTATCTGCCTGAATTGCCTCTGCTCGCCGTGCCGCTGCGTATCCGGTACCGACGATACCTGCCCGAACTAGAGTTGCTGGAGTCCCTGACGCGAAATTACCTGCCATGAATTTCCCCTAACTTTCCCCTAACTAAATTTCTCTTGAGGATGATTCCCTCGGACATTATTACAGGCGATTTACCTCTCTGGGAAACCGCTTCAGGAATGCAGCAGCATCAAATCAGGCATCTGAAACAGGGATTGATACACCAGTGCTGCCCCGCCGATCGCCGCCCCATCCTCAAATTTAGAAATTGCCAGTCGAAATCGGGCAGTTCGATCGAAGCGATAGCCGCTGCCGTCCGGCAAACAGTTTTGAAGCTGCTGATTGAGCTGATCTTGCAC from Leptolyngbya ohadii IS1 includes the following:
- a CDS encoding class I SAM-dependent rRNA methyltransferase; amino-acid sequence: MAQFSRVVLRRSKEDAVRRFHPWIFSGAIAQVDAQDGDIVEVFSNSGEFLAIGLYHNSNIAVKILAFHPVKDLDDLFTERIRQAYQLRSQLGLTESETTNCYRLINAEGDNLPGLIVDWYNGTAVVQAYSIGMAQQRHRILAGLRSVYGDKLRSVYDKSAAVLPHTLNAKPEYLLGEKEEGLVQEYGHRFQVDWETGQKTGFFLDQREHRQLLTHYSAGKQVLNTFSYSGGFSVYALQAGASLVHSVDSSAKAIDLTKQNIALNPTETGTHEAFTDDVFDFLKTCDQQYDAIVLDPPAFAKNVSARHQAVMAYKRLNLQAFHRLRSGSVLFTFSCSQVVQRDHFQGAVLAAAIESGRSVRILHHLTQPADHPVNLFHPEGLYLKGLVLWVE
- a CDS encoding pentapeptide repeat-containing protein — translated: MNAEELKQRYEAGDRDFSIAELSGANLEGINLSGVVLHGAMLEKANLRGANLSQAVLSGAALTGADLREADLREADLSDAILDGALLTGANLEGATLDQADLTQANLEGADLTAADLSEAELYAADFTGAELDYADLSQANLANAELDKTNLTGANLQDANLKDALLDEAIVDGTILEDRL
- a CDS encoding response regulator transcription factor, whose translation is MIRVGVAARSAIVRAGLTTLLKESGFTVVGAAAPDRLEEIDRWQAEAILLELEGTDEDLSLLLPLVEPRLDQTAPQTIVLLEEGEPETVRELLRLGIRGILPQAIGSAEISAAIEAVMAGLIVLHPDFTEDLQPALTELPAALPVFPATAVSLTARETEVLHMIAEGMSNKTIALRLHLSEHTVKFHISSIFSKLQVSSRTEAVIAGTRLGLILL
- a CDS encoding S1C family serine protease is translated as MTNESSNSPNSLTALSNTLAEAIAQAGKTIVGLKAGRRGSSSGIHWRSGIVVTTSHALRHEDSVTLTLPEGTATATLIGRDPAIDLAVLRLPDTVSLPAANLGDTAQLRVGHLVVAVGRSLDTGVTASMGIVSAIGGAWRTWHGGKVDQFIRPDIALGGFGSALINTQGQILGMNTAAPRHSVLTLPAATIDRAVNQILSQGRIVRGYLGVGMQPVQLPEAFCRSLELEGNGGVLVVSVESDSPADRAGVLIGDMIVGIEDRRIEELDDIQRMLDPEQVGQPLAVKIVRGGQKVDLTIVVGERPRRAD
- a CDS encoding DUF2243 domain-containing protein, whose product is MTINPPSVSSVQQPASQSIDRPSARPLITAGIVLGLGIGGFFDGIIFHQLLQWHHMFTSVETDMTVAGMEINTLGDGLFHLLDYIFVLIGTYLLWKAGRGAERIWSGKVLFGAILAGFGTFNLVEGVIDHHILGIHHLRSGSNELLWDLSFLAAGAILLGVGWLLMKGDPAGLRATVSDRAEAEVR
- a CDS encoding S1C family serine protease; its protein translation is MNAILDAIYPEFNPEFNEELNTVIQQLQQSTVQIQTGRGGMGSGVIWSADGLILTNAHVVRGQAAIVLIGNRQLEARVIRKDDDLDLAALVVSARNLPAATIAPSSNLRVGEMVIAVGNPAGLHNAVSLGIIHTAPQETSSPWIQADVRLAPGYSGGPLATLTGQVIGINSMIVNGCGFAISTKAIDRFLASQSEQPRLGATLRPVVLSRGRRPIPGWVITDLTPGSPAAAELLIGDVILQINDRSFTQHRDLVDWLKLSKPGDRWQITLLRGNQQIQRQVVLDRQAEQREAA
- a CDS encoding HAD-IA family hydrolase, whose translation is MSLIVFDFDGTIADSLEIFIKTANQLAEDYGYAPVAASQVPLFRTFSARKMIRYLGIPAWKLPFYLQRFRQELSQFIPDLQFIPGMREALLELHQQGYRLGIVTSNSSENVACFLQLQEMSHLFEFVDGAQILSGKAWVLRKLVRLNRTESQQLVLVGDEVRDVKAAKRAGLASIAVSWGLNDRTILLAAAPDALIDRPDQLSAAIIQIRDKQPA
- a CDS encoding Gfo/Idh/MocA family protein, with translation MAGNFASGTPATLVRAGIVGTGYAAARRAEAIQADNRSQLITIAGHQPDRTTTFAQTYGVPAVQSWRDLVKRSDIDLVIICSANYEHGKIARAALEAGKHVVVEYPLALTAAEAAELIALAKQQNKLLHVEHIELLSGIHQSIKAALPGVGIPFYLRSASLMCQQPAPEKWSYHREQFGFPLVGAVSRIHRLTDLFGSVATVSCQTRFWDSAKATGYFSSCLCTAQLRFTSGLIAEVVYGKGEAIWYSDRTLTIQGDRGALTIDGEQGQLVTAEGTKTLTVGSRRGLFAKDTTQVLDHLTIGTPLYVSLNASLYALQVADAARRSAEVGEVVEVGE